Proteins co-encoded in one Methylobacterium sp. WL1 genomic window:
- the sdhD gene encoding succinate dehydrogenase, hydrophobic membrane anchor protein codes for MAKEEIRQDTRVSIRTPRARVRGIGIAHHGADHWWQQRVTAAANAVLMLAFVVIVASMAGRGYVEATQLIAKPFVSIILILALLSVTIHMRIGMQVVIEDYVHGQGTKIAAVFANNIYAVLVAVACLYAVLRIGFGQPA; via the coding sequence ATGGCTAAGGAAGAGATCCGCCAGGACACCCGCGTCTCGATCCGCACGCCGCGCGCGCGCGTCCGCGGCATCGGCATCGCCCATCACGGCGCCGACCACTGGTGGCAGCAGCGGGTGACCGCGGCGGCGAACGCCGTCCTGATGCTGGCCTTCGTGGTGATCGTCGCCAGCATGGCCGGCCGGGGCTACGTCGAAGCGACGCAGCTGATCGCGAAACCCTTCGTCTCGATCATCCTGATCCTGGCGCTCCTGTCGGTGACGATCCACATGCGGATCGGCATGCAGGTGGTGATCGAGGATTACGTTCACGGCCAGGGCACGAAGATCGCCGCCGTGTTCGCCAACAACATCTACGCGGTCCTGGTGGCCGTGGCTTGCCTCTACGCGGTCCTGCGCATCGGCTTCGGACAGCCGGCCTGA
- the sdhC gene encoding succinate dehydrogenase, cytochrome b556 subunit encodes MAPTARPTVAQPLSPHLQIYRWTWTMAMSVFHRITGTALYGGTALVAIWLVALASGPAAYSYVAWFFGSLLGRLILFAYTWVLMHHMLGGLRHLVWDTGVGFDREKRLNMARLTLVGSIALTIVIWAVALLVR; translated from the coding sequence ATGGCACCCACCGCCCGCCCGACAGTGGCACAGCCGCTTTCACCGCATCTCCAGATCTATCGCTGGACCTGGACGATGGCGATGTCGGTGTTTCACCGTATTACCGGCACCGCGCTCTACGGCGGAACTGCCCTCGTCGCGATCTGGCTCGTGGCGCTTGCCTCGGGGCCGGCGGCCTATTCCTACGTCGCCTGGTTCTTCGGCTCGCTGCTCGGCCGCCTGATCTTGTTCGCCTACACGTGGGTGCTGATGCATCACATGCTCGGCGGCCTGCGCCACCTGGTTTGGGATACCGGCGTCGGCTTCGACCGGGAGAAGCGCCTGAACATGGCGCGCCTGACGCTGGTCGGGTCGATCGCGCTCACCATCGTCATCTGGGCGGTCGCCCTTCTGGTCCGCTGA